The Staphylococcus simiae genome includes the window GTAATGCTGGATATGGTGACTATTTCCCTCATCGTTTAGGACATGGCTTAGGTTTAGAAGAACATGAATACCAAGATGTATCTAGTAGTAACAGTAATCTACTTGAAGCTGGTATGGTCATTACCATAGAACCAGGTATTTATGTACCACAAGTTGCAGGAGTGAGAATTGAAGACGATATTTTAGTTACAGAAAATGGCTATGAAGTCTTAACTCATTACAAGAAATAAAATAATAATAAAAGAACCTCTCATCATCAACTACCTGTTTGAGAGGTTCTTTAGTTATATAAAAATATAGTTAAGACAATATCACATTAAAATATTTCTTTTCACTATTGGAATATTTAAATGTCCTATGATTCAAGTGCAGCTTCTACTGTTTGATATGGTAAATCAAATGCTTGTGCTACACCTTTATTAGTTACATGACCTTTATAAGTGTTTAAACCTAAAGATAATGGTTGGTTAGATTTAAATGCGTCTCTATAGCCTTTATTAGCTAACATTAATGCGTAAGGTAAAGTAGCATTATTCAATGCAATTGTTGAAGTACGAGGAACTGCACCAGGCATATTGGCAACAGCGTAATGAACAACACCATGTTTAATATAAGTTGGGTCATCATGTGTCGTAATTTTATCTGTTGTTTCAAAAATACCGCCTTGGTCAATAGCAATATCAATAACTACAGAACCATTTTTCATTTGTTTAATCATCTCTTCAGTAACAAGTCTTGGTGCTTTAGCGCCAGGAATTAACACTGCCCCAATAACTAAGTCACTTTGTTTAACATATAATTCTATATTTAATGGATTAGACATAATTGTATGAACACGACCATCAAATAAATCATCTAATTGTTGTAAACGTTTTGGATTAACGTCTAAAATAGTAACATCGGCACCTAAACCAAGCGCAATTTTAGCTGCATTTGTTCCTGCTTGTCCACCACCAATGATAGTTACTTTACCTTTAGGTACGCCAGGTACGCCACCTAGTAAAATACCCATACCACCATTTAATTTTTGTAAAAATTCTGCGCCTACTTGAGC containing:
- the ald gene encoding alanine dehydrogenase, giving the protein MKIGIPKEIKNNENRVGLSPSGVHALVESGHTVLVETNAGSGSFFEDKDYKEAGAEIIAEQAKVWDVDMVIKVKEPLEPEYKYFKEGLVLFTYLHLANEEKLTQALIDSKVISIAYETVQLPDRSLPLLSPMSEVAGRMSAQVGAEFLQKLNGGMGILLGGVPGVPKGKVTIIGGGQAGTNAAKIALGLGADVTILDVNPKRLQQLDDLFDGRVHTIMSNPLNIELYVKQSDLVIGAVLIPGAKAPRLVTEEMIKQMKNGSVVIDIAIDQGGIFETTDKITTHDDPTYIKHGVVHYAVANMPGAVPRTSTIALNNATLPYALMLANKGYRDAFKSNQPLSLGLNTYKGHVTNKGVAQAFDLPYQTVEAALES